The Litchfieldia alkalitelluris genome has a window encoding:
- a CDS encoding glycosyltransferase family 8 protein: MELNVVYSSDDHYAQHVGVSMVSLFENNRDFTNINVYLIDNGISELNKQRLKIIEKTYKRKVIFKNFNEVSHKLFIKNNWNIALNAYARLFLPSLIGKNVDKILYFDSDSIINGSLQELWNININNYYVAGVLDTVSDSTKTKVFVNKNQNYLNSGMLLINLRKWREESIEIEFIKFIRHFNGNVFHHDQGTINGVLREKMLVLHPKYNSMTTFYTMTRKHIMKYYNLGTYYSENELQEAKISPIFIHFTPAFVNRPWIKGNKHPLKTLYKFHLEKTPWKGMEYFDDNRRKVEKMVAFLFNYFPFQLANSITKTVFK; this comes from the coding sequence ATGGAATTAAATGTTGTTTATTCTAGTGATGATCATTATGCCCAGCATGTAGGAGTATCGATGGTATCACTTTTTGAAAATAATAGGGACTTTACTAATATTAATGTATATCTCATTGACAATGGAATTTCAGAATTGAATAAACAAAGACTAAAGATTATTGAAAAAACCTATAAGAGGAAGGTTATATTTAAAAACTTTAATGAAGTATCCCATAAACTCTTTATAAAAAACAACTGGAATATTGCTTTAAACGCATATGCAAGGCTGTTTTTACCCAGTTTAATTGGTAAAAATGTTGATAAAATCCTGTATTTTGACTCCGATTCTATTATTAATGGTTCATTACAAGAACTTTGGAACATTAATATCAACAATTATTATGTTGCAGGAGTACTGGATACCGTAAGTGATAGTACAAAGACTAAAGTCTTTGTAAATAAAAATCAGAACTATTTAAACTCTGGAATGCTATTGATTAACTTGAGAAAGTGGAGAGAAGAGAGTATAGAGATTGAATTTATTAAATTTATCAGGCATTTTAATGGTAATGTATTTCACCATGACCAAGGTACGATAAACGGAGTACTAAGAGAAAAAATGTTAGTTCTACATCCCAAATACAATTCCATGACAACATTTTATACAATGACAAGAAAGCATATAATGAAATACTACAATTTAGGGACCTACTACAGTGAAAATGAACTACAGGAAGCTAAAATCAGCCCAATTTTCATTCATTTTACCCCTGCATTTGTCAATCGTCCTTGGATTAAAGGAAACAAACATCCATTGAAAACATTATATAAATTTCATCTTGAAAAAACACCATGGAAAGGCATGGAGTATTTTGATGATAATAGAAGAAAAGTTGAAAAAATGGTTGCTTTTCTATTTAATTATTTCCCTTTCCAACTTGCAAACTCAATTACTAAGACAGTTTTTAAATAA
- a CDS encoding glycosyltransferase yields the protein MKKKVLVSMYSLHIGGAERSLIGLLEAFDPSEYEVDLFLYRHEGEFLDYIPKYINLLPQVKEYTTFERPIKTILKEGHLILTSARVLAKVKAARYNKGLKNEQRTYKQMQYTWCYSIPFLPKLKKEYDVALSFLGPHYFILEKVKAKVKIGWVHTDYSTVVYPDRQLDEKMWNNLDYIVNVSKDCENSFLKVFPRLKKKCIIIENIISPAFVRRQANQKIEETEIYNDSTIKICSVGRFSHQKGFDLAVKACNSLVKLGYNIKWYIVGYGVEEETVRKLIKEYQLEDRFILLGKRINPYPYINDCDIYCQPSRYEGKAVTVREAQILGKAVLITQYPTATSQIVNKVDGLITPLGVDGIVNGLIDLIEDKDLYLSIIKNTRDREYGNTLEINKIYELINKINIINSENNKEVI from the coding sequence ATGAAAAAAAAGGTTTTGGTTAGTATGTATTCACTACATATTGGTGGCGCAGAAAGGAGTTTAATAGGATTATTAGAAGCTTTTGACCCTAGTGAGTACGAAGTGGATCTTTTTCTATACCGCCATGAAGGAGAATTTTTGGACTATATTCCCAAGTATATTAATTTATTACCACAAGTTAAAGAATACACGACTTTTGAAAGGCCTATAAAAACAATATTGAAAGAAGGACATCTAATTCTTACTAGTGCAAGAGTTTTAGCAAAAGTTAAGGCAGCTAGATATAACAAAGGACTTAAAAATGAACAGCGAACCTATAAACAAATGCAGTATACTTGGTGTTATTCAATACCATTTTTACCGAAACTCAAGAAGGAATATGATGTTGCTCTTAGTTTTCTGGGGCCCCACTACTTTATTCTTGAAAAGGTAAAAGCAAAAGTTAAAATTGGCTGGGTGCATACTGATTATTCAACAGTCGTATATCCAGATAGACAGCTAGATGAAAAAATGTGGAATAATTTGGACTATATTGTTAATGTGTCGAAAGATTGTGAGAATTCATTTCTGAAAGTTTTCCCACGATTAAAGAAGAAATGCATAATCATAGAGAATATAATATCTCCTGCTTTTGTTAGAAGACAAGCAAATCAGAAAATAGAAGAAACCGAAATTTATAATGACTCAACTATAAAAATTTGTTCAGTTGGCCGATTTTCACATCAAAAAGGTTTTGATTTAGCTGTTAAAGCATGCAACAGTTTAGTGAAATTAGGCTATAACATAAAATGGTATATTGTAGGTTATGGAGTAGAAGAAGAAACAGTAAGGAAATTAATCAAGGAATACCAGTTAGAAGATAGATTTATTTTACTTGGTAAAAGAATAAACCCATATCCCTATATCAATGATTGTGATATTTACTGTCAACCTTCCAGATATGAGGGTAAGGCTGTTACTGTTAGAGAAGCTCAAATACTAGGTAAAGCAGTATTAATTACACAATATCCAACAGCAACTAGTCAGATCGTGAATAAAGTAGATGGATTGATAACACCTTTAGGTGTAGATGGAATTGTTAATGGTTTAATAGATCTTATAGAAGATAAGGACTTATATTTATCTATTATTAAGAATACAAGAGATAGAGAGTACGGGAATACCTTAGAAATAAATAAAATCTATGAACTAATAAACAAAATAAACATAATTAATAGTGAAAATAATAAAGAGGTTATATGA
- a CDS encoding glycosyltransferase family 2 protein: MESKVSIIVPIYNVEKYLARCIESILNQTYKNIEIILVDDGSPDNCGEIVDEYQRFDSRIVAIHKKNGGLSDARNVGMVSATGEYIFLLTVMIGLTEGLSNISLT; this comes from the coding sequence ATGGAAAGTAAAGTGAGTATTATTGTCCCTATTTATAACGTGGAAAAATATCTAGCTAGATGTATTGAAAGTATTTTAAATCAAACATATAAGAATATCGAAATCATTTTAGTTGATGATGGCTCGCCGGATAATTGTGGGGAAATTGTGGATGAATACCAAAGGTTTGATTCTAGAATAGTGGCAATACATAAAAAAAACGGTGGGTTATCTGATGCTAGAAATGTAGGAATGGTTTCTGCGACTGGTGAATACATTTTTTTGTTGACAGTGATGATTGGATTGACAGAAGGACTATCGAACATCTCATTAACTTAA
- a CDS encoding glycosyltransferase, giving the protein MKKTILFVIDSLECAGAEKSLVTLLGLLDYTKYEVDLMMFGHGGGLEEFVPRDVNILPPLTYTEFSNLSIKKALFFSLKNFEFRKFASRINYSTSIRINKYKNSEKARIYWQSVSSVIEENPKEYDIAISYAQGVPTFYVAEKIKAKKKLAWVNVSYRLNEKDKKFQEYFYNNIDRIVAVSDSTRKIFLETFPVYNKKTTVLYDIVNPDLIFQMAEQNKGFNDGFNGLKILTIGRLDYQKGYDIALEACKLMKEKGMNFRWYVLGKGKLQKDIEDYIKINKLANHFILLGTTGNPYPYIKKADIYVQTSKFEGFGLAIAEARILNTPVVTTRFDAVYNQMIDNKNGLVVNMDGKSVSEGIIKLVKNKRLRTSIVKYLQIEKKGNTEDINKFYQLIG; this is encoded by the coding sequence ATGAAAAAAACTATACTATTTGTTATAGATTCGTTGGAATGTGCTGGCGCTGAAAAAAGTTTAGTTACTTTATTAGGATTATTAGACTATACAAAATATGAGGTTGATTTAATGATGTTCGGTCATGGAGGGGGGTTAGAAGAGTTTGTGCCAAGAGATGTTAATATATTGCCTCCTTTGACTTATACTGAATTTTCAAATTTGAGCATAAAAAAAGCCCTGTTTTTCTCATTAAAGAATTTTGAATTTAGAAAGTTTGCTTCTAGAATTAATTATTCAACTTCTATTAGGATAAATAAATACAAGAATTCAGAAAAAGCTAGGATATATTGGCAAAGTGTCTCATCAGTAATTGAAGAAAATCCTAAGGAGTATGATATTGCTATTAGTTATGCACAAGGAGTTCCTACATTCTATGTGGCAGAAAAAATAAAAGCTAAGAAAAAACTAGCCTGGGTGAATGTTAGTTATAGACTTAATGAAAAGGACAAGAAATTCCAAGAATATTTTTATAATAATATTGATCGGATTGTTGCAGTCTCAGACTCAACTAGGAAAATATTTTTAGAGACTTTCCCAGTATATAACAAAAAAACTACAGTTCTCTATGATATAGTCAACCCAGATTTAATATTTCAAATGGCAGAACAAAATAAAGGATTTAATGACGGATTTAATGGTTTGAAAATTCTTACTATAGGTAGACTTGATTATCAAAAAGGATATGATATTGCTCTTGAAGCATGTAAATTAATGAAGGAAAAAGGGATGAATTTCCGATGGTATGTCCTCGGTAAAGGTAAACTACAAAAAGATATAGAAGATTATATCAAGATAAATAAGTTAGCTAATCACTTTATTCTTTTGGGGACAACTGGAAATCCTTATCCTTACATCAAAAAAGCAGACATTTATGTTCAAACTTCAAAGTTTGAAGGGTTTGGTCTTGCTATTGCTGAAGCTAGAATATTAAATACTCCAGTTGTAACAACAAGGTTTGATGCTGTTTACAATCAAATGATTGATAATAAAAATGGCCTTGTTGTTAATATGGATGGAAAATCAGTGTCAGAAGGTATTATAAAATTAGTAAAAAATAAAAGATTAAGGACATCAATTGTGAAATATTTGCAAATCGAAAAAAAGGGGAACACTGAAGATATCAATAAGTTTTATCAACTGATAGGATGA
- a CDS encoding glycosyltransferase — MQKETTKKKIIFMLINMNIGGTEKALLNMISEIPTDEYDITILMLEEYGGFLNYIPKEGIKVLYVEGYEYIKDLYNNPPRKEAYKYLTECKIMESVGVIFFHFISKVIRDRSFFLKYVLRNIPILDNYYDAAIAYAGPMDLISYFVLNKIRAKKKAQWIHFDVTKIDLNKEFIYKMYRKFSKVFVVSNEGKDKFLSVLPSFENKVEVIRNIVSPNQIMKQAKSGKSFDDEFDGVRILTIGRLTSEKGQDLAVKALRKLIDNGYNVKWYCIGDGNSKGKYENLVKDNKLENQFVFLGAIPNPYGYLDKCDIYVQPSRHEGYCISIAEAKCLNKPIVTTDSIGAKEQIKNGINGLIVKAQEDEIYKGLVNLINDKKLCNYFKENLSREKIINYPEINKLLSYLN; from the coding sequence ATGCAAAAAGAAACTACGAAAAAAAAAATAATTTTTATGTTGATTAATATGAATATTGGTGGTACAGAAAAGGCTTTACTTAACATGATTTCAGAAATACCGACTGATGAATATGATATTACAATCCTCATGTTAGAAGAATATGGGGGATTTTTAAATTATATCCCCAAAGAAGGTATCAAAGTTCTGTATGTCGAAGGCTATGAGTATATTAAAGACCTGTACAATAACCCACCTAGAAAGGAAGCTTACAAATATTTAACTGAATGTAAAATAATGGAGTCTGTTGGTGTTATCTTTTTTCATTTTATTTCTAAAGTTATAAGGGATAGAAGTTTTTTCTTGAAATACGTATTACGAAATATCCCTATATTAGATAATTATTATGATGCTGCTATTGCATACGCGGGTCCAATGGATTTAATATCTTATTTTGTTTTAAATAAAATTCGGGCTAAGAAGAAGGCACAGTGGATACACTTTGATGTAACAAAAATTGATCTAAATAAAGAATTTATATACAAAATGTATAGGAAATTCAGTAAAGTTTTTGTTGTTTCTAATGAAGGAAAAGATAAATTCCTTAGCGTTCTACCATCCTTCGAAAATAAAGTCGAAGTTATTAGAAATATAGTTTCTCCAAATCAAATTATGAAACAAGCTAAAAGTGGAAAAAGTTTTGACGATGAATTTGATGGAGTAAGAATATTAACTATTGGAAGGTTAACTAGTGAAAAGGGTCAAGACCTGGCTGTAAAAGCATTAAGAAAGCTAATAGATAACGGGTATAATGTGAAATGGTATTGTATAGGAGATGGAAATTCTAAGGGTAAATATGAAAATTTAGTTAAGGATAATAAACTTGAGAACCAGTTTGTTTTTTTGGGGGCAATTCCAAATCCGTATGGTTATTTAGATAAATGCGATATTTACGTACAACCATCCAGACATGAAGGTTACTGTATCTCCATAGCAGAAGCTAAATGTTTAAATAAGCCTATTGTCACAACTGACTCTATCGGAGCAAAAGAGCAAATCAAAAATGGTATAAATGGATTAATTGTTAAGGCTCAAGAAGATGAGATATATAAGGGTTTAGTAAATTTAATAAATGATAAGAAATTATGTAACTATTTTAAAGAAAATCTCTCAAGGGAAAAAATTATCAATTATCCAGAAATAAATAAACTACTATCCTACCTTAATTAA
- a CDS encoding glycosyltransferase family 2 protein — protein sequence MPKISIIVPVYNVAKYLNRCITSILEQTFRDFEVILVNDGSIDNSKTICEEFAQKDSRIRVINKINGGLSDARNAGLKVSLGEFIAFVDGDDFIDPRMYEYLYRLIKENDAAISTCKIKSYYEEDIIEQSYINIESLYIFDSRTAIKCLYSGELTGFSACNKLFSKKLFEKLEFPQGRVYEDAAIMYQLYDKANKIVSIDHAFYYYLRRENSITSSKFSEKRLDIVQNFIETYSFMEEKYPEICDLLVALYFSSLRNMIVDIINEKSVIKNIKYIYIVRNHIKNQSRLILKSNIIPLSKKVLSQTLLWLPISSIFIYKVRVSFEQYYHKKY from the coding sequence ATGCCGAAAATTAGTATTATTGTCCCTGTTTATAATGTCGCAAAATATTTAAACCGATGCATTACTTCTATACTAGAACAAACATTTAGAGATTTTGAAGTAATTCTAGTAAATGACGGATCAATAGATAATAGCAAGACTATTTGTGAAGAGTTTGCACAAAAGGATAGTAGAATAAGGGTTATTAATAAAATAAACGGAGGTCTTTCGGACGCAAGGAATGCAGGGCTAAAAGTTTCTTTAGGGGAATTCATTGCTTTTGTAGATGGAGATGACTTTATTGATCCGAGAATGTATGAATACCTTTATAGATTAATAAAAGAGAATGATGCAGCTATAAGTACATGTAAAATTAAAAGTTATTATGAAGAGGATATAATAGAACAATCTTATATAAATATAGAAAGTTTGTATATTTTTGACAGTAGAACAGCGATCAAATGTTTATATAGCGGAGAGTTAACTGGATTTTCTGCCTGTAACAAACTTTTCAGCAAGAAATTATTCGAGAAACTAGAATTTCCCCAAGGGAGAGTTTACGAGGACGCTGCAATTATGTATCAATTATATGATAAAGCAAATAAAATAGTATCTATTGACCATGCTTTTTATTACTATCTCCGGAGGGAAAATAGTATAACAAGCTCTAAATTCTCAGAAAAAAGATTAGATATTGTTCAAAACTTTATTGAAACATATAGTTTTATGGAAGAAAAATATCCTGAAATCTGTGATCTCCTTGTAGCTCTGTATTTTTCTTCTTTAAGAAATATGATTGTTGATATCATAAATGAAAAAAGTGTAATTAAAAATATTAAATATATTTATATTGTAAGAAATCATATTAAAAATCAAAGTAGATTGATTTTGAAAAGTAACATTATACCATTAAGTAAAAAAGTTTTATCCCAGACTTTATTGTGGTTGCCAATATCAAGTATTTTCATCTATAAAGTACGTGTATCTTTTGAGCAATATTATCATAAAAAATATTAA
- a CDS encoding glycosyltransferase family 32 protein translates to MSQQIPKIIHYCWFGPKKMPENVLKCMESWSEFLPDYKIILWNEKNFDVNCNLYVTQAYEAQKYAFVTDYVRLYVLLNYGGIYMDTDVEVLRNLDPFLEHSAFSGTESEKYVPTGIIGAKKNHPWIKRLFRYYDTANFKNSDGSLNLRTNVQVITEITLKEYGWIPEDKTQKIKDDVYLYSSEFFCPYNWLTKELKLTNNSYCIHHFHGSWITRKSFISRLRSSIHNSLYTILNHFLGRKRYESFKKLILRRKYS, encoded by the coding sequence ATGAGTCAACAAATTCCAAAAATTATCCACTATTGCTGGTTTGGGCCAAAAAAAATGCCGGAAAATGTTTTGAAATGTATGGAAAGTTGGAGTGAATTTTTACCAGATTATAAGATAATCTTATGGAATGAAAAGAATTTTGATGTAAATTGCAACTTGTATGTTACGCAAGCCTATGAGGCACAGAAATACGCATTCGTTACTGACTACGTAAGATTATATGTACTCCTGAACTACGGTGGCATTTATATGGATACTGATGTTGAAGTGTTAAGGAATTTAGATCCATTTTTAGAGCATTCCGCTTTTTCAGGAACTGAAAGTGAAAAGTATGTCCCAACAGGAATAATAGGAGCAAAAAAGAATCATCCGTGGATAAAAAGGCTCTTTAGATATTACGATACAGCCAACTTTAAAAATTCTGATGGTAGTTTGAATCTTCGTACAAATGTTCAAGTTATAACTGAGATAACATTAAAAGAATATGGTTGGATACCAGAAGATAAGACTCAAAAAATTAAAGATGATGTCTACTTGTATTCTAGTGAATTTTTTTGCCCATATAATTGGTTGACAAAAGAATTAAAGTTAACAAACAATTCTTATTGTATTCATCATTTTCATGGTTCTTGGATAACAAGGAAATCTTTTATCTCAAGGTTAAGGTCTTCAATACATAATAGTTTATATACAATTTTGAATCATTTTTTGGGAAGAAAAAGGTATGAGAGTTTCAAGAAACTAATATTAAGAAGGAAATACTCTTAG
- a CDS encoding ABC transporter ATP-binding protein translates to MKETLVKLLTLFNKREKQKLIFLFLMMIIAGLFETIGIGLIVPMVGIITSPELIDSNNALSFFYNLFNFNSKEAFIIFSVIFLLLIFVIKNLFLLFFNHTQYKIILNQQVKLSSTLFEKYLTKPYVFHLERNTSSLLRNINEEVPKVFQGIIMSIFQLLTESLVILFIFVLLIINAPLATISASLLLGGSVFLFLQYIKNKVTKLGKEQQKVSGSVIKWVNQGLGASKEVKVQGKEKFFINKYSNQVQIKAVNSRVMKMYELIPRLFIETLLVAIVLITMLIIIYNGSSTTQVISTMALFAMSAFRLMPSINRVMAMITTVRYSLPALTVIYDDLYDFKPCLNEQQNVNIIDSYPEINGSRIFKESITMNEVSFSYPKQSDYAIKGLSLTIPIGKSVAFIGESGAGKSTIVDIILGLYQPQQGSVQVDGINLSDLQTLWQKKIGYIPQSIFLSDDTIRGNVAFGIDEKQIDDNAVWRALNQAQMTGFVNSLPNKLETKVGERGVRLSGGQRQRIGIARALYHNPEILFMDEATSALDNETEKEIMRAIDGLKGQKTLIIIAHRLSTIENCDIVYKINNGRLVEVENKSWELVNRSKNLANN, encoded by the coding sequence TTGAAAGAAACACTTGTAAAACTTTTAACTTTATTTAATAAACGGGAAAAGCAGAAATTGATATTCTTATTTTTGATGATGATAATTGCAGGATTATTCGAAACGATAGGCATTGGTTTAATAGTACCAATGGTTGGAATTATTACTAGTCCAGAATTAATTGACAGTAACAACGCCTTATCTTTTTTTTACAATTTATTTAATTTTAATTCTAAAGAAGCATTTATTATATTTTCTGTGATCTTTTTATTGCTTATATTTGTCATAAAGAATCTATTTTTACTATTTTTTAACCACACACAATATAAAATCATTTTAAATCAACAAGTAAAACTATCTAGTACACTTTTTGAAAAATATCTGACTAAACCATATGTTTTTCATCTTGAACGTAATACATCAAGTTTACTACGAAACATTAATGAAGAGGTACCTAAAGTTTTTCAAGGTATAATTATGTCAATTTTTCAATTACTTACTGAGAGTCTAGTGATTCTATTTATTTTTGTATTGCTAATTATTAATGCTCCACTAGCTACCATATCCGCTTCATTGTTGTTAGGTGGTAGCGTCTTTCTTTTTTTACAATATATAAAAAATAAAGTAACAAAATTAGGTAAAGAGCAACAAAAGGTAAGCGGGAGTGTAATTAAGTGGGTTAATCAAGGCTTAGGAGCTAGTAAAGAAGTAAAAGTACAAGGTAAAGAAAAGTTTTTTATTAATAAGTATTCTAATCAGGTTCAGATAAAGGCAGTAAATAGTAGAGTTATGAAAATGTATGAGTTAATTCCTAGGCTATTTATTGAGACATTATTGGTAGCCATTGTCCTTATAACAATGTTAATAATAATTTATAACGGATCAAGTACAACACAGGTAATATCGACTATGGCCTTATTTGCCATGTCTGCTTTTAGACTAATGCCTTCTATTAATCGGGTTATGGCCATGATAACAACTGTTAGATACAGTCTTCCGGCACTTACAGTTATTTATGATGATTTATATGATTTTAAACCTTGTTTAAATGAACAACAAAATGTCAACATAATAGATAGTTATCCCGAAATTAATGGATCAAGAATTTTCAAGGAATCAATAACTATGAATGAGGTATCTTTTAGTTATCCTAAACAAAGTGATTATGCTATAAAGGGTTTATCGCTAACTATTCCGATAGGCAAATCTGTAGCATTCATTGGAGAATCTGGTGCTGGTAAATCTACAATAGTTGATATTATTTTAGGTTTATATCAACCCCAACAAGGTTCAGTTCAAGTTGATGGGATAAATTTAAGCGACTTACAAACTTTATGGCAAAAGAAGATTGGTTATATACCTCAATCAATATTCCTTTCAGATGATACTATTAGAGGAAACGTTGCTTTTGGTATAGATGAGAAGCAAATTGATGACAATGCAGTGTGGAGAGCCCTAAATCAAGCACAAATGACTGGATTTGTAAACTCACTCCCAAATAAATTAGAAACAAAAGTAGGCGAAAGGGGAGTGCGATTATCCGGTGGACAACGTCAGCGAATAGGAATTGCTCGTGCTTTATATCATAACCCAGAAATTTTATTTATGGATGAAGCAACGTCAGCTTTAGACAATGAAACAGAAAAAGAAATCATGAGGGCAATTGATGGACTTAAGGGTCAAAAGACACTTATTATAATTGCCCATCGTTTAAGCACTATAGAAAACTGTGATATTGTTTATAAGATAAATAATGGGAGGTTAGTTGAAGTAGAAAACAAGTCATGGGAATTAGTCAATAGATCAAAAAATTTAGCTAATAATTAG
- a CDS encoding glycosyltransferase family 2 protein yields MPDVNYVIFLKKVKKGLWLLMVISKVSVIVPIFNARNKLPRCISSILKQTFKDFELILVNDGSTDKSLEICKYFQNKDNRIIIINKVNEGSVATRRKGVEAASSEYIMFVDADDWIHKSAIEVLYNELISESLDIVVSNTYSVLGNGFLYKKTNDSKYFKLDKIYTKDEIRNELVVAYFHGHPFPAFMHGKLYKRSLLLDCGSFLERISFLGDDLFYNMEMLLKSNKVKVINKPLYYYRIGGLTSKFMPNLFKDVINGFQIQKEIINQYYLHSFEKQMNGINIMLLNTFRTCVYNLFIGSLNKEEICQQIGTYLRNELIIDSQKNEGVKKYFSDEYLTALKEKDIIYFYKLGEDIYRMKKYKSALINGVSKMPFF; encoded by the coding sequence ATGCCAGATGTGAATTATGTTATTTTTCTAAAAAAGGTAAAAAAAGGATTGTGGTTACTAATGGTAATATCAAAAGTTAGCGTAATTGTACCAATCTTTAATGCAAGGAATAAGTTACCTAGATGCATTTCGTCAATCCTTAAACAGACGTTTAAGGATTTTGAACTTATACTGGTAAATGATGGATCTACTGATAAAAGCTTGGAGATTTGCAAATACTTTCAAAATAAAGACAATAGAATTATAATAATAAATAAAGTAAATGAAGGTAGTGTCGCAACAAGGAGAAAAGGTGTAGAAGCAGCTAGCTCTGAATATATAATGTTTGTAGATGCTGATGACTGGATTCACAAATCCGCTATAGAAGTTCTTTATAATGAACTGATTAGTGAATCCTTAGATATTGTCGTATCAAATACATATTCAGTTTTAGGAAATGGATTTTTGTATAAGAAAACTAATGATAGTAAGTACTTTAAATTGGATAAAATATATACAAAAGATGAAATCAGGAACGAATTAGTTGTTGCTTATTTTCATGGGCACCCTTTCCCGGCATTTATGCACGGGAAATTGTATAAAAGAAGCTTACTCCTAGACTGTGGAAGTTTCTTAGAAAGGATTAGTTTTCTAGGGGATGATCTTTTTTATAATATGGAAATGCTATTAAAATCTAATAAAGTAAAGGTAATTAATAAACCATTATATTATTATAGGATAGGTGGATTGACAAGTAAGTTTATGCCTAATCTTTTTAAGGATGTAATTAACGGATTTCAGATACAAAAAGAAATAATAAATCAATATTATCTTCATTCATTTGAGAAACAAATGAATGGAATAAATATAATGCTTTTAAATACATTTAGAACCTGTGTTTATAATTTGTTCATTGGTAGTTTAAATAAGGAAGAGATTTGTCAGCAAATAGGAACTTATTTGAGAAATGAACTAATTATTGATAGTCAGAAAAATGAAGGGGTTAAAAAATATTTTTCAGATGAGTATTTAACCGCATTAAAGGAGAAAGACATTATATATTTCTACAAACTTGGAGAGGATATTTATAGGATGAAAAAGTATAAAAGTGCTTTAATTAACGGTGTATCAAAGATGCCTTTTTTTTAA